Proteins from a single region of Hymenobacter aquaticus:
- a CDS encoding T9SS type A sorting domain-containing protein, which translates to MASFLPRFTASALVLLGIIGGQQAAAQAPAKQWDKRYGGSAYDGLYALHQTTDGGYLLAGSSESPISGVKSQAKRGYWVVRTDANGNKLWDKTFGGTSVATLCSVRPTADGGYLLGGTSRAGLEEDKTQPNRGGDDYWVVKIDANGTKLWDKTFGGTDTDVLQDLQPTADGGAVLGGYSSSGVTGDKSQPNYGAGSDFWVIRLDANGNKLWDKTLGTTEPEPQKVALCLTPDGGILLGTSSAAGINGDKTQSRKGGSDYWLIRLDANGTKLWDRTIGGTGEDYLYALAPTNEGGFILGGHSSSRAGADKTQPSRGDADYWLVKVDALGQFQWDSSLGGPNSDFLFSVQQTTDGGYFAAGHSYSGQGGDKSQALRGINDYWVAKLNPEGAKQWEASYGGSDYDFLSQARQTADGGYLLGGQSHSSQGGDVTQATYGAADFWVVKIGGTATATTAPKTAGLLHAYPNPAGRQVRLPLPADAPRAGLRLRLLDAQGRTVATQPVTATAAAEVPVTLGQPAAGLYLLRLEGPNGYLATQPLLVE; encoded by the coding sequence ATGGCTTCATTTTTACCGCGCTTCACGGCAAGCGCCCTCGTGCTTCTCGGAATTATCGGCGGGCAGCAGGCCGCGGCCCAGGCGCCGGCCAAGCAGTGGGACAAGCGCTACGGCGGCAGCGCCTACGATGGCCTCTACGCCCTGCACCAAACCACCGACGGGGGCTACCTGCTGGCCGGCTCCTCCGAATCGCCCATCAGCGGCGTAAAAAGCCAAGCCAAACGCGGCTACTGGGTGGTCAGAACCGACGCCAACGGCAATAAGCTCTGGGACAAAACCTTCGGCGGAACCTCCGTGGCCACGCTGTGCAGCGTGCGGCCCACCGCCGACGGGGGCTACCTGCTCGGCGGCACGTCGCGGGCGGGCTTGGAAGAGGACAAGACCCAGCCCAACCGGGGCGGCGACGACTACTGGGTGGTCAAAATCGACGCCAACGGCACCAAGCTCTGGGACAAAACCTTCGGGGGCACCGATACCGACGTGCTCCAGGATCTGCAGCCCACCGCCGACGGCGGCGCCGTGCTCGGCGGCTATTCCTCGTCGGGCGTGACGGGCGACAAAAGCCAGCCCAACTACGGCGCCGGCTCCGATTTCTGGGTTATCCGCCTCGATGCCAACGGCAACAAGCTCTGGGACAAAACCCTGGGCACGACCGAACCCGAACCCCAGAAGGTGGCGCTGTGTCTCACCCCCGACGGCGGCATCCTGCTGGGCACCTCGTCGGCGGCGGGCATCAACGGCGACAAAACCCAGAGCCGGAAGGGCGGCTCTGACTACTGGCTGATCCGCCTCGACGCCAACGGCACCAAGCTCTGGGACCGAACCATCGGCGGCACCGGCGAGGACTACCTCTATGCCCTGGCGCCCACCAACGAGGGCGGCTTCATTCTGGGGGGCCACTCCTCTTCCCGTGCCGGGGCCGACAAAACCCAGCCCAGCCGGGGTGATGCCGACTACTGGCTGGTGAAGGTAGACGCCCTGGGCCAGTTCCAGTGGGACAGCAGCCTGGGCGGGCCAAACAGCGACTTTCTGTTCAGCGTGCAGCAAACCACGGACGGGGGCTACTTCGCGGCGGGCCACTCCTACTCGGGCCAGGGCGGCGACAAGTCGCAGGCCCTGCGCGGCATCAACGACTACTGGGTGGCGAAGCTCAACCCCGAAGGCGCGAAGCAGTGGGAAGCCAGCTACGGCGGCAGCGACTACGACTTCCTGAGCCAGGCCCGGCAAACCGCCGACGGCGGCTACCTGCTCGGCGGGCAGTCCCACTCGAGCCAGGGCGGCGACGTGACGCAGGCCACCTACGGCGCGGCTGATTTCTGGGTCGTGAAAATCGGCGGTACTGCCACGGCTACTACGGCCCCCAAAACGGCGGGCCTGCTGCACGCCTACCCCAACCCCGCCGGCCGCCAGGTGCGCCTGCCCCTGCCCGCCGACGCCCCGCGCGCCGGCCTGCGCCTGAGGCTGCTCGACGCCCAGGGCCGCACAGTAGCTACCCAGCCTGTAACCGCCACCGCAGCGGCCGAGGTACCCGTGACGCTGGGCCAACCGGCCGCCGGCCTCTACCTGCTGCGCCTGGAAGGACCCAACGGCTACCTAGCTACCCAGCCCCTGCTGGTAGAATAA
- a CDS encoding YbaB/EbfC family nucleoid-associated protein, with amino-acid sequence MFDMMGMMGKVKELQEKMKQAQHELQYLTVTAESGGGLVKATANGHRQLLKLDIDESLLTPQDRDMLADLVVAAVNKALAEVGDKAKEELKSKTSGLMPNLPGLDLSNFGL; translated from the coding sequence ATGTTTGACATGATGGGCATGATGGGCAAAGTGAAAGAGCTTCAGGAGAAAATGAAGCAGGCCCAGCACGAGCTGCAGTACCTGACCGTCACGGCCGAATCGGGGGGCGGACTGGTGAAGGCTACGGCCAACGGGCACCGCCAGCTGCTCAAGCTCGACATCGACGAATCGTTGCTCACGCCCCAGGACCGCGACATGCTGGCCGACTTAGTGGTAGCCGCCGTGAACAAGGCCCTGGCCGAAGTGGGCGACAAAGCCAAGGAGGAGCTCAAAAGCAAAACCTCGGGCCTGATGCCCAACCTGCCCGGCCTCGATTTGAGCAACTTTGGCCTCTAA
- a CDS encoding glycosyltransferase family 2 protein, which produces MASKPGPAPGPCADVAVVILNWNGQKLLEQFLPAVLAYSDGARIIVADNASSDESVAWLRRKFADVEIIQNPENLGFCAGYNLALQQVQATYYMLLNSDVEVTPGWLRPMRELLEAQPQVAACQPKIRQYSPDATQRQQFEYAGAGGGYLDRLGYPFCRGRLFDTLEADQGQYDDPRPVAWATGACMLVRAEAWHRLGGLEATFFAHMEEIDLCWRLWNAGQQVWYHGGSTVFHVGGGTLHKSNPRKTYLNFRNGLALVYKNVADPELTEIMATRLVLDWVAALRFLLQGNTGDCKAIVRAHRDFFRQLSYWKQKRQQSPRKLRTAERPGVYQGSLVWAYFAQEIRAFSQLDPRKFLPVTGTKKPGNVDSSPAPNSLTH; this is translated from the coding sequence TTGGCCTCTAAGCCCGGCCCGGCCCCCGGCCCGTGCGCCGACGTGGCCGTGGTTATCCTGAACTGGAACGGGCAGAAGCTGCTAGAGCAGTTTCTGCCCGCTGTTTTGGCGTACTCCGACGGGGCCCGCATCATCGTGGCCGACAACGCCAGCTCCGATGAGTCGGTGGCCTGGCTGCGCCGGAAGTTTGCCGACGTGGAAATCATTCAGAACCCGGAGAACCTGGGGTTTTGCGCGGGCTATAACCTGGCCTTGCAGCAGGTGCAGGCCACGTACTACATGCTGCTCAACTCCGACGTGGAAGTGACGCCGGGCTGGCTGCGGCCGATGCGGGAGTTGCTGGAAGCCCAGCCCCAGGTGGCCGCCTGTCAGCCCAAAATCCGGCAGTACAGTCCCGACGCCACCCAGCGGCAGCAGTTTGAGTACGCCGGCGCCGGCGGGGGCTACCTCGACCGGCTGGGCTACCCCTTCTGCCGGGGCCGCCTCTTCGACACGCTCGAAGCCGACCAGGGCCAGTACGACGACCCGCGCCCCGTGGCCTGGGCCACTGGGGCCTGCATGCTGGTGCGGGCCGAGGCCTGGCACCGCCTGGGCGGCCTGGAGGCCACCTTCTTTGCCCACATGGAGGAAATCGACCTGTGCTGGCGGCTCTGGAACGCGGGGCAGCAGGTATGGTACCACGGCGGCAGCACGGTGTTTCACGTGGGCGGCGGCACGCTGCACAAGTCGAACCCGCGCAAAACCTACCTCAACTTCCGCAACGGCCTGGCCCTGGTCTACAAGAACGTGGCCGACCCGGAGCTGACCGAAATCATGGCTACCCGCCTGGTGCTCGACTGGGTGGCGGCCCTGCGCTTTCTGCTGCAAGGCAACACCGGCGACTGTAAAGCCATTGTGCGCGCCCACCGCGACTTTTTCCGCCAACTATCTTACTGGAAGCAGAAGCGGCAGCAAAGCCCCCGCAAGCTGCGCACCGCCGAGCGGCCGGGCGTGTACCAGGGCAGCCTGGTGTGGGCCTACTTCGCCCAGGAAATCCGGGCCTTTTCCCAGCTCGACCCCAGGAAGTTTCTGCCCGTTACGGGCACGAAAAAACCGGGCAACGTCGACAGCAGCCCGGCCCCCAACTCACTAACTCACTAA
- a CDS encoding PspC domain-containing protein → MKRLTDFIEQQSFGVCNALGQRLGFSSSSVRLSFVYASFFTFGSPIVLYFALAFWMNVRRAMRRQRSTVWDL, encoded by the coding sequence ATGAAACGATTAACCGACTTCATCGAACAGCAGAGCTTTGGGGTCTGCAATGCTTTGGGGCAGCGTTTGGGCTTTTCCAGCAGCAGCGTCCGCCTGTCTTTCGTGTACGCGTCCTTCTTCACCTTCGGCTCGCCCATCGTGCTCTACTTCGCCCTGGCCTTCTGGATGAACGTGCGCCGGGCCATGCGCCGGCAGCGCAGCACCGTCTGGGACCTGTAG
- a CDS encoding tetratricopeptide repeat protein, whose amino-acid sequence MLKVAQESQQVTVQPSVLESNGENVLFDVTARVPAAHLKKGNAYNLALTYRYDNGLREDTVGRLTFVSGEYTYDPEKKDQLVITRQFSFPYSPRKSPGELLALPDAHQLKPGGKRVKGEQFRLARGIVTTGRLVVRQDTAIGLLPETADNNMSGTRILPFFFDQGSSAIRNYLGTNVQALEDFIEANQHTKKVMIAAGHSPDSLDSRDPRLADKRVQGLLRYYKKRVDTDSYLNKVGNIQFETVAYHRRWDLFLSKVQNSALKPAQIDSVVLLINDAKGSFAQKERQLRALSFYDYLDQYIYPVMRFGTVAVEYTAPKRYDSEIYLLSKKIVEKEMEADALTPEELRYSATLTPLLAEKQRIYETSVATTGRWEAYHNLGVVLLLRSEKEASDKVRKAYLRRAATNFTLAAHRNPTADLFYRVATAYHRAGDRLEALQNYDYAIKLGGPRPVLEKVFADKAALEIEVGQLDDALGSISYSGKTYQNTMNRALVYLLKNNYEGAAGIYQEALALKPNDPLAYYCLAVVAARSKDEAQVGQYLRRAVQLDRAYAQRAVEDLEFRDYAAGKVFLEALR is encoded by the coding sequence ATGCTAAAGGTTGCGCAAGAAAGCCAACAAGTTACGGTGCAGCCCTCGGTGCTGGAAAGCAACGGCGAAAACGTGCTCTTCGACGTGACGGCCCGGGTGCCCGCCGCCCACCTCAAAAAAGGCAACGCCTACAACCTGGCCCTGACCTACCGCTACGACAACGGCCTGCGCGAAGACACCGTGGGCCGCCTCACCTTCGTGTCGGGCGAGTACACCTACGACCCCGAGAAAAAAGACCAGCTGGTTATTACCCGGCAGTTTTCCTTTCCCTACTCGCCCCGCAAAAGCCCCGGCGAGCTGCTGGCCCTGCCCGATGCCCACCAGCTGAAGCCGGGTGGCAAGCGGGTGAAAGGCGAGCAGTTCCGCCTGGCCCGCGGCATCGTGACGACGGGGCGGCTGGTGGTGCGCCAGGATACGGCCATCGGGCTGCTGCCCGAAACGGCCGACAACAACATGAGCGGCACCCGCATCCTGCCCTTTTTCTTCGACCAGGGCAGCAGTGCCATCCGCAATTATTTGGGCACCAACGTGCAGGCCCTGGAAGACTTCATTGAGGCCAACCAGCACACCAAGAAGGTGATGATTGCCGCCGGCCACTCGCCCGACTCGCTCGACTCGCGCGACCCGCGCCTGGCCGACAAGCGGGTGCAGGGCCTGCTGCGCTACTACAAAAAGCGCGTCGACACGGACTCCTATTTGAATAAGGTCGGCAACATCCAGTTTGAAACCGTGGCCTACCACCGGCGCTGGGACTTGTTTCTCAGCAAGGTGCAGAACTCGGCCCTCAAGCCCGCCCAGATCGACTCGGTGGTGCTGCTGATCAACGACGCGAAGGGCTCGTTTGCCCAGAAGGAGCGGCAGCTGCGGGCCCTCTCCTTCTACGACTACCTCGACCAGTACATCTACCCGGTGATGCGCTTCGGCACGGTGGCCGTGGAGTATACCGCCCCCAAGCGCTACGACTCGGAAATCTACCTGCTCTCCAAAAAGATTGTGGAAAAGGAAATGGAGGCCGACGCCCTCACGCCCGAGGAGTTGCGCTACTCGGCCACGCTCACCCCACTGCTGGCCGAAAAGCAGCGCATCTACGAAACCTCGGTGGCCACCACCGGCCGCTGGGAAGCCTACCACAACCTGGGCGTGGTGCTGCTGCTGCGCTCCGAAAAGGAAGCCAGCGACAAGGTGCGCAAGGCCTACCTGCGCCGGGCCGCCACCAACTTCACCCTGGCCGCCCACCGCAACCCCACCGCCGACCTGTTTTACCGCGTGGCCACGGCCTACCACCGGGCCGGCGACCGGCTCGAAGCCCTGCAGAACTACGACTACGCCATCAAGCTCGGGGGCCCCCGGCCGGTGCTGGAAAAAGTGTTTGCCGACAAGGCCGCGCTGGAAATTGAAGTCGGCCAGCTCGATGATGCCCTGGGCAGCATCAGCTACAGCGGCAAAACCTACCAGAACACCATGAACCGGGCCCTGGTATACCTGCTCAAAAACAACTACGAGGGGGCCGCCGGCATCTACCAGGAAGCCTTGGCCCTCAAGCCCAACGACCCGCTGGCCTACTACTGCCTGGCCGTGGTGGCCGCCCGCAGCAAGGACGAGGCCCAGGTGGGTCAGTACCTGCGCCGCGCCGTGCAGCTCGACCGTGCCTACGCCCAGCGTGCCGTCGAAGACCTGGAGTTCCGCGACTACGCCGCCGGCAAGGTATTTCTGGAAGCGTTGCGGTAA
- a CDS encoding pyruvate dehydrogenase complex E1 component subunit beta: MRTIQFREALREAMSEEMRRDPRVFLMGEEVAEYNGAYKVSQGMLDEFGAERVIDTPIAELGFAGIGVGAAINGLLPIIEFMTFNFSLVAIDQVINSAAKIYSMSGGQYSCPIVFRGPTGNAGMLSSQHSQNFENWFANTPGLKVVVPSTPYDAKGLLKSAIRDPDPVIFMESELMYGDKGEVPEEEYLLEIGKANVVRQGKHVTLVSFGKMMKIALAAADELAKEGIEAEVIDLRSVRPIDFDTLIESVKKTNRMVVVEEAWPLASISSELAYTVQRRAFDFLDAPVVRVTCMDVPLPYAPTLIEASLPNVARTIQAVKEVTYQKA; encoded by the coding sequence ATGCGGACCATCCAATTCCGGGAAGCCCTGCGCGAGGCCATGTCTGAAGAAATGCGGCGCGACCCGCGCGTGTTTCTGATGGGCGAAGAAGTAGCCGAGTACAATGGCGCCTATAAAGTAAGCCAGGGCATGCTCGACGAGTTTGGCGCTGAGCGGGTCATCGACACCCCGATTGCCGAGTTGGGCTTTGCCGGTATCGGCGTGGGCGCGGCCATCAACGGCCTGCTGCCCATCATCGAGTTCATGACCTTCAACTTCTCGCTGGTGGCCATCGACCAGGTCATTAACTCGGCGGCCAAGATCTACTCCATGTCGGGCGGGCAGTACAGCTGCCCCATCGTGTTCCGCGGCCCCACCGGCAACGCCGGCATGCTCTCCTCGCAGCACTCCCAGAACTTCGAGAACTGGTTTGCCAACACGCCCGGCCTGAAAGTAGTGGTGCCCTCCACCCCCTACGACGCCAAGGGCCTGCTGAAAAGCGCCATCCGGGACCCGGATCCGGTGATTTTCATGGAATCGGAGCTGATGTACGGCGACAAAGGCGAAGTGCCCGAGGAAGAGTACCTGCTCGAAATCGGCAAGGCCAACGTGGTGCGCCAAGGCAAGCACGTGACGCTGGTGAGCTTCGGCAAAATGATGAAAATTGCGTTGGCCGCCGCCGATGAGCTGGCCAAGGAAGGCATCGAAGCCGAGGTCATCGACCTGCGCTCGGTGCGCCCCATCGACTTCGACACGCTGATCGAATCGGTGAAGAAAACCAACCGCATGGTGGTGGTAGAAGAAGCTTGGCCCCTGGCCAGCATCAGCTCGGAGCTGGCCTACACCGTGCAGCGCCGCGCCTTCGATTTCCTCGATGCCCCCGTGGTGCGCGTCACCTGCATGGACGTGCCCCTGCCCTACGCCCCCACCCTGATTGAGGCCTCGCTGCCCAACGTGGCCCGCACGATTCAGGCCGTGAAAGAGGTAACCTACCAGAAGGCCTAG
- a CDS encoding DinB family protein, with the protein MNHRLHLRLEQLEQATTRLLDLAQSLGDQAQVAPGPGQWSAAQVVQHLLVSETGIGQYIDKKIQQEEELGKSGFLTFVRSRLLRAALRLPFLRFKAPKYLAALTPDQVPPLAELRPEWDRVRRQLERTLNEFPSKLLDRDIFKHPRSGMLNIYQTLDFMVDHVLHHQKQLERIAKVVRR; encoded by the coding sequence ATGAATCATCGTCTGCACCTCCGGCTCGAACAACTCGAGCAAGCCACCACCCGCCTGCTCGATCTGGCCCAGAGCCTGGGCGACCAGGCCCAGGTAGCGCCCGGCCCGGGCCAGTGGTCGGCGGCCCAGGTGGTGCAGCACCTGCTGGTTTCCGAAACCGGCATCGGCCAGTACATCGACAAGAAGATTCAGCAGGAGGAAGAGCTGGGCAAGTCCGGGTTCCTGACCTTCGTTCGGTCCCGGCTGCTGCGGGCGGCGCTGCGGCTGCCGTTTCTGCGCTTCAAGGCCCCCAAGTATCTGGCCGCCCTCACCCCCGACCAGGTGCCGCCCCTGGCCGAGCTGCGCCCCGAGTGGGACCGGGTGCGCCGGCAGCTGGAGCGCACCCTCAACGAGTTTCCCAGCAAGCTCCTGGACCGCGACATTTTCAAGCACCCCCGCTCGGGCATGCTCAACATCTACCAGACCCTGGACTTCATGGTCGACCACGTGCTGCACCACCAGAAGCAGCTGGAGCGCATTGCCAAAGTAGTGAGACGTTAA
- a CDS encoding acyl-CoA thioesterase, giving the protein MPRHLCFPMEYAKTYTVRWADMDPNVHMRHSAYTDYAAQLRLEFLADQGFPMQRFAELGIGPILFREDTRFLKEISLSETIKVTAELSGLSADGSRWRILHTIYKADGRVAATVAVDGAWLDLRLRKLTVPPPAMAEAMLQLDKHETYADIERKEK; this is encoded by the coding sequence ATGCCCCGTCACCTTTGCTTTCCGATGGAATACGCCAAAACCTACACCGTGCGCTGGGCCGATATGGACCCCAACGTGCACATGCGCCACTCGGCCTACACCGACTACGCTGCCCAGCTCCGCCTCGAATTTCTGGCCGACCAGGGCTTCCCGATGCAGCGCTTCGCCGAGCTGGGCATCGGCCCGATTCTGTTCCGCGAAGACACCCGCTTCCTCAAGGAAATCAGTTTGAGCGAGACCATTAAGGTCACGGCCGAGCTCAGCGGCCTCAGTGCCGACGGCAGCCGCTGGCGCATCCTGCACACCATCTACAAGGCCGACGGCCGGGTGGCCGCCACCGTGGCCGTCGACGGGGCCTGGCTGGATTTGCGCCTGCGCAAGCTCACCGTGCCCCCGCCGGCAATGGCCGAAGCCATGCTCCAACTCGACAAGCACGAAACCTACGCCGACATCGAGCGGAAAGAGAAGTAA
- a CDS encoding class I SAM-dependent methyltransferase: MSQKPASDPVGHAMLAYLNGNKHAALTVHSNVADEEPLPASYFFRTLWEMPELERTALEECRGRVLDLGAGAGCHSLELQSRGFTVKAIDASPGAVQVLQARGVTQAACHDLFALSAAPAEHYDTLLMLMNGLGLVGTLDGLQRFLQEAKHLLAPGGQILATSSDISYLYEDEEGALVINLNGPYYGEVEYYMTYEGETGEPFNWLFADAGLLQDYADEAGYQVEFIDEDDSQQYLVRLTLKQQNITND; this comes from the coding sequence ATGTCCCAAAAACCCGCTTCCGACCCGGTTGGCCACGCCATGCTGGCGTATCTCAACGGCAACAAGCACGCCGCGCTGACCGTGCACAGCAACGTGGCCGACGAAGAGCCGTTACCGGCCAGCTACTTTTTCCGCACCCTCTGGGAGATGCCCGAGCTGGAGCGCACCGCCTTGGAAGAGTGCCGCGGCCGGGTGCTCGACCTCGGGGCGGGGGCCGGCTGCCACAGCCTGGAGCTGCAAAGCCGGGGCTTCACGGTGAAGGCCATCGACGCCTCGCCCGGGGCCGTGCAGGTGTTGCAGGCCCGGGGCGTAACGCAGGCCGCCTGCCACGACCTGTTTGCCCTGTCCGCCGCCCCCGCCGAGCACTACGACACGCTGCTGATGCTCATGAACGGCCTGGGCCTGGTGGGCACCCTGGACGGGCTGCAGCGCTTTTTGCAGGAAGCCAAGCACCTGCTGGCCCCCGGCGGCCAGATTCTGGCCACGTCCTCCGACATCAGCTACCTCTACGAAGACGAGGAAGGCGCGCTGGTCATCAACCTGAACGGGCCCTACTACGGCGAGGTCGAGTACTATATGACCTACGAGGGCGAAACCGGGGAGCCGTTCAACTGGCTGTTTGCCGACGCCGGCCTGCTGCAAGACTACGCCGATGAGGCCGGCTACCAGGTCGAGTTTATCGACGAGGACGACTCCCAGCAGTACCTGGTGCGCCTCACCCTCAAGCAGCAGAATATCACCAACGACTAA
- a CDS encoding glycoside hydrolase family 97 protein, with translation MNKLRNLLRAVPARRGLLLLCCLVWSTARAEDIQSPNKQLTLSVVLQEGGVPTYSLTYKGKTVLKPGKLGLELKDAPSLTSGFAQTSAQRRSFDESWQPVWGEVKTIRNHYNELAVTLTQAQTNRTMLVRFRLYDDGLGFRYEFPRQPKLDYFVVKEEKTQFALNGDHKAFWLPGDYDTQEYSTVTSNLSEVRGRMKAAVTPNASQTTFSATGLQTPLMLKRSQDGLYINIHEAALIDYSAMHLELDDKNFVLESHLTPDAHGDKGLLQTPCLSPWRTVIVSDKAADILESKLVLNLNEPTKFKDTSWIKPVKYVGVWWEMITGKSTWSYTNQENIKLDSIDYRKVKPNGTHGANTAHVKAYIDFAAKHGLDAVLVEGWNTGWEDWFGKHKDYVFDFVTPYPDFDVQELQRYAQSKNVKIIMHHETSGSVRNYERHLDSAFQFMNKYGYTAVKTGYVGDIVPLGHHHYDQWVNNHYQYVLEKAAEHKIMVNGHEAVRPTGLARTYPNLIGNEAARGTEYEAFGGSNADHTTILPFTRLIGGPMDYTPGIFQTRISTFNPQNTSFVHSTLARQLALYVTMYSPLQMAADMIEHYNEHLDAFQFIEDVAVDWDDTDVLEAEPGDYITIARKAKGKSSWFVGSTCDEQGRTSTINLNFLDPGKKYVATIYADKKDAHYEKNPQAYQIRKVSVTSKSKLAQYCAPGGGYAISIVEAGR, from the coding sequence ATGAATAAACTACGCAACTTATTACGGGCGGTGCCGGCCCGTCGGGGCTTGCTGCTCCTGTGCTGCCTGGTCTGGAGCACGGCCCGGGCCGAGGACATTCAGTCGCCCAACAAACAGCTGACCCTGAGCGTGGTGCTCCAGGAAGGCGGCGTGCCCACCTACAGCCTCACCTACAAAGGCAAAACCGTGCTGAAGCCCGGCAAGCTGGGTTTGGAGCTGAAAGATGCCCCCTCCCTGACCAGCGGCTTTGCCCAGACCAGCGCCCAGCGCCGCAGCTTCGACGAAAGCTGGCAGCCGGTGTGGGGCGAGGTCAAAACCATCCGCAACCACTACAACGAGCTGGCCGTGACCCTGACCCAGGCTCAGACCAACCGCACGATGCTGGTGCGCTTCCGCCTGTATGACGACGGCCTGGGCTTCCGCTACGAGTTTCCGCGCCAGCCCAAGCTCGACTACTTCGTGGTGAAGGAGGAGAAAACCCAGTTTGCCCTCAACGGCGACCATAAAGCCTTCTGGCTGCCCGGCGACTACGACACCCAGGAGTACAGCACCGTCACCTCGAACCTGTCGGAAGTGCGGGGCCGCATGAAGGCCGCCGTGACGCCCAACGCCTCGCAGACGACCTTCTCGGCCACCGGCCTGCAAACCCCCTTGATGCTCAAGCGCAGCCAGGACGGGCTCTACATCAACATTCACGAGGCGGCCCTGATTGACTACTCGGCCATGCACCTGGAGCTCGACGACAAGAATTTCGTGCTGGAAAGCCACCTCACCCCCGACGCCCACGGCGACAAAGGCCTGCTCCAGACGCCCTGCCTTTCGCCCTGGCGCACGGTAATTGTGAGCGACAAAGCCGCCGATATTCTCGAATCGAAGCTGGTGCTGAACCTCAACGAGCCAACCAAGTTCAAGGACACCAGCTGGATTAAGCCCGTGAAGTACGTGGGCGTGTGGTGGGAAATGATTACGGGCAAGAGCACCTGGTCGTACACCAACCAGGAAAACATCAAGCTCGACTCGATTGACTACCGCAAGGTGAAACCCAACGGCACCCACGGCGCCAACACGGCCCACGTGAAGGCCTACATCGACTTTGCCGCGAAGCACGGCCTCGATGCGGTGCTGGTGGAAGGCTGGAACACGGGCTGGGAAGACTGGTTCGGCAAGCACAAGGACTACGTGTTCGACTTCGTGACACCCTACCCCGACTTCGACGTGCAGGAATTGCAGCGCTACGCCCAGAGCAAGAACGTGAAGATCATCATGCACCACGAAACCTCGGGCTCGGTGCGCAACTACGAGCGGCACCTGGACTCGGCCTTCCAGTTCATGAACAAGTACGGCTACACCGCCGTGAAAACCGGCTACGTGGGCGACATCGTGCCCCTGGGCCACCACCACTACGACCAGTGGGTGAACAACCACTACCAGTACGTGCTGGAAAAAGCCGCCGAGCACAAAATCATGGTGAACGGCCACGAGGCCGTGCGCCCCACCGGCCTGGCCCGCACCTACCCCAACCTCATCGGCAACGAAGCCGCCCGGGGCACCGAGTACGAGGCCTTCGGCGGCAGCAACGCCGACCACACCACCATTCTGCCCTTCACCCGCCTGATTGGCGGGCCGATGGACTACACGCCCGGCATTTTCCAGACCAGGATCAGCACCTTCAACCCGCAGAACACGTCCTTCGTGCACAGCACCCTGGCCCGGCAGCTGGCCCTCTACGTGACGATGTACTCGCCCCTGCAGATGGCCGCCGACATGATTGAGCACTACAACGAGCACCTCGACGCCTTCCAGTTTATTGAGGATGTGGCCGTGGACTGGGACGACACCGACGTGCTCGAAGCCGAGCCCGGCGACTATATCACCATTGCCCGCAAGGCCAAGGGCAAGAGCAGCTGGTTTGTGGGCAGCACCTGCGACGAGCAGGGCCGCACCTCCACCATCAACCTGAACTTCCTGGACCCGGGCAAGAAATACGTGGCCACCATCTACGCCGATAAAAAGGACGCCCACTACGAGAAAAACCCGCAGGCCTACCAGATCCGCAAAGTAAGCGTGACCAGTAAGTCGAAGCTGGCCCAGTACTGCGCCCCGGGTGGCGGCTACGCCATCAGCATCGTAGAAGCCGGCCGCTAG